From Thalassotalea euphylliae, the proteins below share one genomic window:
- a CDS encoding DUF3581 family protein: MFINQFYNQSPATVSFTRQQASDFAKQIADDFNPLHDIDAKRFCVPGDLLFAVTLAKAGLAKQMRFNFSGMVTDGIELSLPSQLAAETAVTDANGKQYLTIETDGEMTQSQALIEALVRAYVGFSGHTFPHILCDLMAKNDVMINPARPMIMYESMSIEMLDLSVSEVRLELASSTLTIDGKRGNAVLAFNLYNGETLIGTGEKHMVLSGLRPYCADTIDQISQNYLTMKANYHQAA, encoded by the coding sequence ATGTTCATCAATCAGTTTTACAATCAGTCACCAGCAACAGTTTCTTTCACTCGTCAACAAGCGAGTGATTTTGCCAAGCAAATTGCAGATGACTTCAACCCATTGCACGATATTGACGCTAAACGCTTTTGTGTGCCGGGTGATTTGCTATTCGCGGTAACCCTTGCCAAAGCCGGTTTAGCTAAGCAAATGCGCTTTAATTTTTCTGGCATGGTGACTGACGGTATTGAACTGAGCTTGCCGAGTCAGCTTGCCGCTGAGACAGCAGTAACCGACGCCAACGGCAAACAATATTTAACGATCGAAACTGACGGTGAAATGACCCAAAGCCAAGCGCTGATAGAAGCACTAGTGCGCGCTTACGTGGGCTTTTCTGGCCATACCTTTCCACATATTTTATGCGATTTGATGGCAAAAAATGACGTGATGATCAACCCTGCACGCCCGATGATCATGTACGAAAGCATGAGCATTGAAATGTTAGATCTTAGCGTTAGCGAGGTTCGACTGGAACTTGCCTCGTCGACATTAACCATTGATGGCAAGCGCGGTAATGCCGTTTTAGCATTTAATTTATACAACGGCGAAACGCTCATTGGCACAGGTGAAAAACACATGGTACTGAGCGGTTTACGCCCTTACTGTGCGGATACCATCGACCAAATTAGCCAGAACTATTTAACCATGAAGGCAAATTATCATCAGGCCGCATAG
- a CDS encoding sodium-dependent transporter, translating into MSANREQFSSKLGFILAAAGSAVGIGNLVGFPVNAAKNGGGAFLLVYALFVLLVCLPVMVAEMAMGRKTQKEPVGAYKALNNGGSGWNLAGLLGVLTPFMIAVFYMVITVWIFGYIAITLGGGLDYLATPQAFDEFTKSPYIFGAMVIVAAIINFILVAGVKNGIEKAAKTLMPSLFIMLVLMVVFVLTRDNAFAGVAFFVIPDFSKITPSVVNGALSQAFFSLSLGMGILITYGSYISKKADIVGSAKLVAITDTAVAFTAGLMILPAVFSFNPQVNPQELSDSSVSLIFTFLPKIFLALQGSIGYVAASGIAVFFFMLVFFAAITSLVSIIEVPVSYLVTEKQHSRKKALFILMMTAGVLTLFATVSFGMVNFFTEFTSYAGGTRSFFDIVYDVFYDTILPLNGLLLCLFVSYRWKKHRLSEELSVGNNNYQGSFAEKYINFSLGTFIPVILLGIFLNTVAVKFFGYNIFG; encoded by the coding sequence ATGAGCGCGAATAGAGAACAATTTAGTTCCAAACTAGGGTTCATACTGGCGGCGGCTGGCTCTGCGGTTGGTATTGGTAACCTAGTTGGTTTTCCGGTCAATGCCGCGAAAAATGGCGGCGGTGCCTTCTTATTGGTGTATGCACTATTTGTACTCTTAGTGTGTTTACCTGTCATGGTGGCTGAAATGGCCATGGGGCGTAAAACCCAAAAAGAACCCGTAGGCGCTTACAAGGCGCTTAATAACGGCGGCTCAGGTTGGAACCTAGCCGGTTTGTTAGGCGTACTAACGCCATTTATGATCGCCGTATTTTATATGGTGATCACGGTATGGATATTCGGTTATATCGCCATTACGCTTGGTGGCGGATTAGACTATTTAGCAACGCCACAAGCATTTGACGAGTTTACCAAAAGCCCTTACATTTTCGGTGCTATGGTGATCGTTGCAGCCATTATTAATTTTATTCTGGTTGCTGGCGTGAAAAACGGAATCGAAAAAGCCGCGAAAACCTTAATGCCGAGCTTGTTTATTATGCTCGTATTGATGGTTGTATTCGTGCTTACTCGCGACAATGCCTTTGCGGGGGTGGCGTTTTTTGTGATTCCTGACTTTAGTAAAATTACGCCGTCAGTGGTTAACGGTGCTTTATCTCAAGCATTTTTCTCGTTATCGCTAGGCATGGGCATTCTAATTACCTATGGCTCTTATATCAGTAAAAAAGCGGATATTGTCGGTTCGGCAAAACTGGTAGCGATCACAGATACCGCAGTGGCTTTTACCGCGGGCTTAATGATTTTACCGGCGGTGTTTTCGTTTAACCCGCAGGTTAATCCACAAGAATTAAGTGATAGCTCGGTATCACTGATTTTCACCTTCTTGCCGAAAATCTTTTTAGCACTGCAAGGCTCTATTGGCTATGTTGCGGCGAGCGGCATTGCGGTATTTTTCTTTATGCTGGTGTTCTTTGCGGCGATCACTTCACTGGTGTCGATTATTGAAGTACCGGTTTCTTACCTAGTGACTGAGAAACAGCACTCGCGTAAAAAAGCCTTGTTTATTTTGATGATGACAGCGGGCGTTTTAACCTTATTTGCCACTGTGTCGTTTGGAATGGTGAATTTCTTTACGGAATTTACTAGCTATGCAGGCGGTACGCGCTCTTTCTTCGACATTGTCTACGATGTCTTCTACGACACTATTTTGCCGTTAAACGGTTTGCTGTTGTGTTTATTTGTTAGCTACCGCTGGAAGAAGCATCGTCTATCAGAAGAGCTTTCTGTCGGTAACAATAACTACCAAGGCTCATTTGCAGAAAAGTACATTAACTTTTCATTAGGTACATTCATCCCCGTTATTTTATTGGGTATTTTCTTAAATACTGTTGCCGTGAAGTTCTTTGGCTATAACATTTTTGGCTAG
- a CDS encoding winged helix-turn-helix transcriptional regulator yields MSDPKTRQLDRIDLTILGTLQQHGRISNVELAKRVNLSPSPCLDRVKRLEAEGYIERYGATLNAAKLKYGMSAFIQVTLDRTTGDVFNRFRDEVVKIKEVAECHMVAGGFDYLLKLRFENMQAYREVLGVIVELPAVSQTHTYVVMEHIKKDHGVPVLS; encoded by the coding sequence ATGTCTGATCCTAAAACACGACAACTCGATCGAATCGACCTTACTATTTTAGGCACCTTGCAACAGCATGGCAGAATTTCTAACGTAGAGTTGGCCAAGCGCGTCAATTTAAGCCCAAGCCCTTGTCTTGATCGCGTTAAGCGCCTCGAAGCAGAAGGCTATATTGAACGCTATGGCGCAACCTTAAATGCAGCCAAACTCAAATACGGCATGTCGGCTTTTATTCAAGTGACCCTAGATCGCACCACAGGCGATGTCTTTAATCGTTTTCGCGATGAAGTGGTCAAAATCAAAGAAGTGGCAGAATGTCATATGGTGGCGGGGGGCTTCGATTATTTACTAAAACTACGCTTTGAAAATATGCAGGCGTATCGCGAAGTACTTGGTGTGATTGTTGAATTACCTGCGGTTTCACAAACCCATACGTACGTGGTGATGGAGCATATTAAGAAAGACCATGGCGTGCCTGTGCTGAGTTAA
- a CDS encoding DNA ligase, protein MFQSLNFQLPIILVICSTFSLFCNSSNATHNPLNLQLASDYHQSTNIRDYWVSEKLDGVRGYWDGKQLFTRGGHRVNLPSFFTEHWPSVAMDGELWIKRRGFEQIAAIVNKQQAKDVEWQQVKFLVFDLPNHQGTFSERITQMRQLIVKTNNRHLQMVEQYRLADNAQLTAWLDQAIAAGGEGLMLHKASARYQGGRTSNIMKLKPLFDAEAEVIAHLPGKGKYTGQLGAIKVKTPDGLQFKIGSGFSDHERKNPPPIGSIITYQYSGKTAKGVPRFASFLRIRHAPQLALNNKLSE, encoded by the coding sequence ATGTTCCAGAGCCTTAATTTTCAACTACCAATTATTTTGGTGATATGCAGCACTTTCAGCTTATTTTGCAATTCATCAAATGCCACTCACAACCCACTTAACCTGCAACTGGCGAGTGACTACCATCAAAGCACTAATATTCGCGATTATTGGGTTAGTGAAAAACTCGATGGTGTACGTGGCTATTGGGATGGCAAACAGCTCTTCACTCGCGGCGGACACAGAGTTAACCTGCCCAGCTTCTTTACCGAGCATTGGCCCAGTGTTGCCATGGACGGTGAGTTGTGGATAAAGCGCCGTGGTTTCGAGCAAATCGCCGCGATTGTCAACAAACAGCAAGCAAAAGATGTTGAATGGCAGCAAGTGAAATTTCTGGTGTTTGACCTACCCAACCATCAAGGGACTTTTTCTGAGCGTATTACGCAAATGCGCCAACTCATTGTCAAAACCAATAATCGTCACTTACAAATGGTTGAGCAGTACCGATTAGCAGATAATGCACAACTTACCGCGTGGCTCGATCAAGCAATTGCCGCTGGTGGCGAAGGATTAATGCTCCACAAAGCCTCAGCGCGCTATCAAGGCGGTCGCACTAGCAATATTATGAAACTTAAACCTTTATTCGATGCCGAAGCAGAGGTGATTGCGCATTTGCCAGGCAAAGGCAAATACACTGGACAATTAGGGGCGATAAAGGTGAAAACCCCTGATGGTTTACAGTTTAAAATTGGCAGTGGTTTTTCCGATCACGAACGTAAAAACCCGCCACCAATTGGCAGTATCATCACTTATCAATACAGTGGTAAAACTGCCAAAGGTGTGCCAAGATTCGCTAGTTTTCTGCGTATTAGACACGCGCCTCAATTGGCACTGAACAATAAACTGAGTGAGTAA
- a CDS encoding PGPGW domain-containing protein: MEQKMKKTLITLVGGFLVFIGAVFMIVPGPAILFLPAGLALLSLEYTWAKDWLKKCQRITRRGAEQLDRLLLRLKHKFN; encoded by the coding sequence ATGGAGCAGAAAATGAAGAAAACCTTAATCACTTTGGTGGGCGGCTTTTTGGTCTTTATCGGCGCTGTATTTATGATTGTGCCGGGGCCAGCGATACTCTTTCTACCAGCAGGCTTGGCACTGCTGAGCTTAGAGTATACTTGGGCTAAGGATTGGTTGAAGAAGTGTCAGCGTATAACGCGCAGAGGCGCTGAGCAATTAGATAGGCTCTTATTGCGCCTTAAACACAAGTTCAATTAG
- a CDS encoding M28 family metallopeptidase, with protein sequence MKYLSKKFATPIMVAGLATIGLSACNQATDNTAPEAAQASYPQVNENNIKAHIAFLADDTLEGRDTGSNGYQIAANYVTSYFKQYGLTPMGEHGGFEQEVTFRKAQLVENSPAMTISAPSGQHTVAFKEQFLASGSALEVDSSVSAETVFVGYGVVDKAFGLDDYAGLDVNGKIVVMLTGRPDSLPSEEGAHIGSSREKARHAAERGAVGIVTIHTPKREGVRKFTVSAKYSDSPSYSWLDNNGQPFGRYPELKGGAYIDRDAAAPLFEGAEMSLAQVFTADTENQAIKGFALNASVTLSKQSTQSEITSPNIVAAIEGSDPTLKNEYVVFSAHLDHIGVKAHSAHGDEGQDNEEQDTINNGALDNASGVSILLETARMIASMETKPQRSILFVVVTGEEKGLLGSSYFATNPTVPAMQMVANVNLDMPLILYPFADVIAFGSTHSTLGGIVEAAAGKLDVSLSPDPLPEQALFTRSDHYSFVKAGIPSVFLMTGFKSKDPEIDGGKMFMEFLSTHYHNHSDEIDLPIRYDAAASFAEVNMMIGLEIANQAERPKWHDGDFFGKTFAQ encoded by the coding sequence ATGAAGTATCTTTCAAAAAAATTCGCAACCCCCATTATGGTGGCGGGGCTAGCGACAATTGGCTTGTCGGCGTGTAACCAAGCAACTGATAACACAGCCCCTGAAGCTGCTCAAGCTAGTTACCCACAAGTTAACGAAAATAACATCAAAGCGCATATCGCATTTCTTGCTGATGACACCCTGGAAGGCCGCGATACGGGCAGCAATGGCTACCAGATTGCCGCCAACTACGTCACGTCCTACTTCAAGCAGTATGGCTTAACGCCAATGGGCGAGCATGGCGGCTTTGAGCAAGAAGTCACTTTCCGCAAAGCACAGCTGGTAGAAAATAGCCCCGCCATGACGATTTCAGCCCCGTCGGGTCAGCATACTGTGGCGTTTAAAGAGCAATTTTTAGCGTCTGGCTCGGCATTAGAGGTGGACTCTTCCGTTAGTGCAGAAACGGTATTTGTTGGCTATGGTGTGGTGGATAAAGCGTTTGGTTTAGACGACTATGCTGGCCTAGATGTTAACGGCAAAATTGTTGTTATGTTAACGGGGCGCCCTGATTCATTGCCTTCAGAAGAAGGTGCACACATTGGTTCATCGCGTGAAAAAGCGCGTCATGCCGCAGAGCGCGGCGCCGTGGGTATTGTCACTATTCACACGCCTAAACGTGAAGGCGTGCGTAAATTTACGGTGTCAGCCAAATATTCAGACTCACCAAGCTACAGCTGGTTAGATAATAATGGCCAGCCTTTCGGTCGCTACCCTGAACTAAAAGGCGGTGCTTACATCGACCGCGACGCCGCTGCGCCACTATTTGAAGGTGCTGAAATGTCCTTGGCGCAAGTATTTACTGCCGATACTGAAAACCAAGCTATCAAAGGGTTTGCACTTAACGCATCAGTTACGCTGAGCAAGCAAAGCACACAAAGCGAGATAACCAGCCCAAATATCGTTGCCGCGATTGAAGGTAGCGATCCCACCTTGAAAAACGAATATGTGGTATTCAGTGCGCACTTAGATCATATCGGTGTGAAAGCGCACAGCGCTCATGGCGATGAAGGGCAAGACAATGAAGAGCAAGACACTATCAATAACGGCGCGCTAGACAACGCCTCGGGTGTCTCTATCTTACTGGAAACTGCACGTATGATCGCCAGTATGGAGACTAAACCGCAGCGCTCGATTTTATTTGTCGTGGTCACAGGTGAAGAAAAGGGCTTACTAGGCTCTAGCTACTTTGCCACTAACCCAACCGTACCTGCGATGCAAATGGTGGCAAACGTTAACCTAGATATGCCGCTTATTTTGTATCCGTTTGCCGATGTCATTGCTTTTGGTTCAACACATTCAACACTCGGCGGCATTGTTGAAGCAGCAGCTGGCAAACTAGATGTGTCATTAAGCCCAGATCCATTGCCAGAGCAAGCCTTGTTTACCCGTAGCGATCACTACAGCTTTGTTAAAGCGGGAATTCCATCGGTATTTTTAATGACGGGCTTTAAATCCAAAGATCCTGAAATCGATGGCGGTAAAATGTTTATGGAGTTCTTATCAACCCATTACCACAACCACAGCGATGAAATTGATCTGCCAATTCGCTACGACGCGGCGGCATCATTTGCTGAGGTCAATATGATGATAGGTTTAGAAATTGCCAATCAAGCTGAGCGCCCGAAATGGCATGATGGTGACTTTTTTGGCAAGACTTTTGCCCAGTAG
- a CDS encoding LysE family translocator, translating to MELHLWLSLVAICIMGALSPGPSLALVVKNTMAGGAQAGYASAISHGIGVALYAAITTTGIGIILVKSPTLFSIIQYGGAAFLLYLGINALLSKKQQLDLSDSDESTPQANVNGWRDGFLIAFLNPKLAIFFLALFSQFVDENASVTQKVIMTATVGGIDALWYCLITFLLSRGPVINKLKANSHIIDRITGSFLVLLAARVVIN from the coding sequence ATGGAATTACATTTATGGCTGTCGCTCGTTGCGATTTGCATTATGGGCGCGCTTTCTCCCGGACCCAGTTTGGCACTGGTGGTTAAAAACACCATGGCGGGTGGTGCCCAAGCAGGTTATGCCAGCGCGATTAGTCACGGTATCGGCGTGGCACTATACGCCGCCATTACCACGACGGGCATTGGCATTATCTTAGTAAAGTCGCCAACCTTGTTTAGCATTATTCAATACGGCGGCGCAGCCTTCTTACTGTACTTGGGCATCAATGCTCTGCTCAGTAAAAAGCAACAACTCGATTTATCAGACTCAGATGAAAGCACGCCCCAAGCAAACGTTAACGGCTGGCGAGACGGTTTTTTGATTGCCTTTTTAAACCCTAAACTGGCGATCTTTTTTCTGGCGTTATTCAGTCAATTTGTTGATGAAAACGCCAGCGTCACGCAAAAAGTGATCATGACGGCAACGGTGGGTGGTATTGATGCCCTATGGTATTGCTTAATTACGTTTTTGCTTTCACGTGGCCCAGTGATCAATAAACTCAAAGCAAACAGCCACATTATTGATCGCATCACTGGCAGCTTCTTAGTATTACTTGCCGCTCGCGTTGTGATTAACTAA
- a CDS encoding HDOD domain-containing protein, whose translation MTKQLPNDFIRLQAIDYANQANGSFALPDACFKVKTLMEDEHSTATDFGNIISVDPSMTSRLLKIANSAVYSFSGEISTISRAITVIGTQSIYNMMLVDVASSAFKHFANQAIDLKRFWRTSVYCGLAAKNLAISAGIRDIERLFVAGLLQNFGELIVAKVSPEIAQHCEQYSQDDLPWQRQYQALDFTYTDVSAELLKLWQIPEKIILPIRHFNQALDIQINKDVKVMYLASRLALVDSHPELFTYDDIVDQGLCQSLGITFEELIAAAEFAHDEADNVLSIMGAKFFDKPSG comes from the coding sequence ATGACGAAGCAACTCCCCAACGATTTCATTCGCTTGCAAGCTATTGATTATGCAAATCAGGCGAATGGCTCATTTGCGTTGCCTGACGCTTGCTTTAAAGTGAAAACCTTGATGGAAGATGAGCACTCTACGGCAACAGATTTTGGCAATATCATCAGTGTTGATCCGTCAATGACTTCGCGTTTGTTGAAAATAGCCAATAGTGCTGTGTATAGCTTTTCAGGTGAGATCAGTACCATCTCGCGTGCGATTACCGTTATTGGTACCCAGTCTATTTACAATATGATGTTGGTCGATGTGGCAAGCTCAGCGTTTAAGCACTTTGCTAATCAGGCGATTGATCTCAAGCGCTTTTGGCGAACGAGTGTATATTGTGGCTTAGCGGCAAAAAATTTAGCGATAAGTGCGGGTATTCGCGATATTGAGCGCTTATTTGTCGCCGGTTTATTACAAAACTTTGGTGAGCTGATCGTCGCCAAAGTCTCTCCAGAAATCGCACAGCATTGTGAGCAATACAGCCAAGACGATTTACCTTGGCAGCGACAATATCAGGCACTGGATTTTACCTACACGGATGTGTCGGCAGAGTTATTGAAATTGTGGCAAATCCCGGAAAAAATTATTCTACCGATCCGTCACTTTAATCAAGCTCTCGACATCCAAATTAACAAGGATGTTAAAGTCATGTACCTCGCTTCTCGTTTGGCGTTAGTCGACAGCCACCCTGAGCTGTTTACTTACGACGATATTGTCGACCAAGGTTTGTGTCAGTCGTTGGGCATTACGTTTGAAGAGTTAATTGCTGCGGCTGAGTTTGCCCATGACGAAGCTGACAATGTTTTAAGCATTATGGGCGCCAAGTTCTTCGATAAGCCAAGTGGCTAG
- a CDS encoding GIY-YIG nuclease family protein gives MLQAWYVYLLRCADNSLYCGVTTDLSRRVIEHNQSPTRGAKYTRVRRPVELVYSESQASRSLACQREYAIKQLSKQQKEALVVTSPKST, from the coding sequence ATGTTACAAGCATGGTACGTTTATTTGCTGCGCTGCGCAGACAATAGCTTGTACTGTGGCGTTACCACAGATCTGTCAAGGCGGGTAATTGAGCATAACCAATCGCCAACGCGAGGTGCCAAGTATACACGGGTAAGACGGCCAGTTGAACTTGTCTACAGCGAATCACAAGCCAGCCGTTCGCTTGCTTGTCAGCGAGAATACGCTATCAAGCAACTTTCCAAGCAACAGAAAGAAGCTTTAGTTGTAACCTCCCCTAAATCGACCTAA
- a CDS encoding class I SAM-dependent methyltransferase, giving the protein MSISISTLIDHIQLQDDANTQRLFHGRGHAYEGLEHICVDWFAPVVLVTLYREVEHDSLLALAHSLNEKVGACQSVLVQHRWQPMAPIECLVGEDIRQLHALESGLKYQIEFGRAQNHGLFLDMKNGRDWVQANAKDKNVLNLFSYTCAFSVAASHGGAKQVVNIDMSKPSLARGRDNHRLNDQSTEHIVFQAVDIFKSFGRLKKFGPYQMIIVDPPSFQKGSVNIARDYGKIIRRIPQLASPNADVMLCLNSPDLDEAFLLNTVAQECPELEFVDKLAPPAVFKEAHAGKGLKVMLFRYAP; this is encoded by the coding sequence ATGAGCATTTCTATTTCCACTCTTATTGACCATATCCAACTACAAGATGACGCTAATACGCAGCGACTTTTTCATGGTCGTGGTCATGCCTATGAAGGGCTTGAGCATATTTGTGTGGATTGGTTTGCGCCTGTCGTTTTAGTGACTCTTTATCGCGAGGTTGAGCATGACAGCTTGCTAGCACTTGCGCACAGCTTAAATGAGAAGGTAGGGGCATGTCAGTCGGTATTGGTTCAGCACCGTTGGCAGCCAATGGCGCCCATAGAGTGCTTAGTGGGTGAGGATATTCGACAACTCCATGCACTAGAATCAGGGCTGAAATACCAGATTGAATTTGGTCGTGCGCAGAATCACGGATTGTTTTTAGACATGAAAAATGGCCGCGACTGGGTGCAAGCAAATGCCAAAGATAAAAATGTGCTCAATCTCTTCTCTTATACTTGCGCCTTTTCCGTAGCGGCAAGTCATGGCGGTGCCAAACAAGTGGTGAATATTGACATGAGCAAGCCATCGCTTGCGCGTGGCCGTGATAACCACCGTTTAAATGATCAGTCAACCGAACATATTGTGTTTCAAGCGGTTGATATATTTAAGTCTTTTGGGCGATTAAAGAAATTTGGTCCTTACCAGATGATCATTGTTGACCCGCCCTCATTCCAAAAAGGCAGCGTTAATATTGCGCGTGATTACGGCAAAATTATTCGTCGTATACCACAATTGGCGAGTCCAAATGCTGACGTGATGCTGTGTTTAAACAGTCCGGATTTAGATGAAGCGTTCTTGTTAAATACGGTTGCCCAAGAGTGCCCTGAGCTGGAGTTTGTCGACAAGCTAGCCCCACCGGCTGTATTTAAAGAAGCACATGCAGGCAAGGGCTTAAAAGTGATGTTGTTTCGCTATGCGCCATAG